In Actinotignum schaalii, the sequence CGGGCTGCGGTTCGTCACGAAATAGACGGGCAGGCCCTGCGCGGCGTCCACGAGTTTTTGAATATCCGCCTCACTGCCGATGAGCCCGTTCGAACCGAGTGCGTAGATAAGCACCCGCGGTTTCTCCCCCAGCGCTTGGCGCTGGGCAAAGACCTCCGCGCCAGCGGCGAATTGGCGGCTGACCTTGCCGTCCACCACCGAATTGGGGAGGACTTCCTTGAGGGCTTCGGTGGCGCCCAGGGTAACCGAATCGCCGATCATCACGGCGTTTGCGGAGCAAACGCCGGTGGCCGGGTCCTTGGCCCAGGCGGACGTATCCAGATTGGCCGGGACTTGGGTGGCGATGGGTTGGAGGGCGCCCGGAGTGGGAGTTGAGCTGGGTTCCGGAGCGCTGTTCGGACTGGCGGAAGCAGCCGGGTTGCCCGAGTTGCCGGGATCGGCCGGGTTGGCCGGGGTGCCAGGATCTGCTGGGTTGCCGGGATTGGCCGGGGCGGAGATAGCAGGCGCGGGCGCGGCGAGCTCGGGGCGCAGCACCACCGCGCGGGAATCCGCGAGGCGCTGCCAGGGAATCGGCACGAAAGCCAGCAGAGCCACAAGCAGGAGAGAAACCGCGCTGAGCACCGCGAAGATCGTGTCGCTCAGGTGGTGCTTGCTCACCAGGCTGCGCCAGGTGCGCCAGCTGCGTGGGCTGGTGCGCCACGCGCGCATATCGCTGCGCCACGCGCGCAGGCCAGTCCACCAGCTGCGCAAACCCGCACGCCAGCCGGCCCGCGCCAGGCGCGCGCTCGGCTGCTCCACACAGCGATAAAACAGTTCTGCCACCAGGCCCACCACCAGCAGCTGCCCGATCTTGGCCGCCCCGGAAATCTCCGCGGTGCGGGTAGCCGGATTCATGAGCAAGAGCAGCGGGTAGTGAACCAGATAGAGGGAGAAGGACCGGGAACCCAGGTAGGCCAAGGGCGCGCTGGTCAGCACCCGGCTCAGGCCGAGCCGCGGGTTGTGCACGGTGAGCACAATAAGGGCGGTCAGGAGCGCCGTCGTCGTTAAACCACCCGCGTACGTGAGGGCCGATTCACCATCCGCCCACACGGCCAGCGCTAGCAAGGCCAGGAGAGCCGCGCCGGTGCCCACCCGCAACGCGAAAGCGGCGGTGGCGGAATGCGTGGGAGGCTGCGGCGTCGTCGTACTATCCGCGCGCGGCCACACGGAGGCGACATACGGCGAAACGAGAGCCGCGAGCGCGCCGATGAGGAGTTCGGCGGCGCGGGTGTCCAGGCCGTAGTAGGCGCGGGTTGAATCCGGGCCCGCGAAGAACAGCACGGCCATGAGCAGGGCGGATGCGAGGGCCAGGCCCGCCACGATCCGGAGCGTCGAGTAGCGCGCCCGGCGCAGGGCCAGCAGGACGAACGGCCACAGCAGGTAGAATTGGGCGAGGACCCCCAGGTACCACAGGTGGGTGAGCGGGGAGGGCAGCCCGGACGCCGCGAAATACGGGACCTCGCGGAAAATATAGACCCAGTTGCTCGCGAAAAGCGCGGCGGGGAGGGCGTCGGCCTGGACTTTCGGGAGGAGGCTGGGCGCAATGAGGTAGCTGAGGAGCGCGCTGCCCGCGATGGTGACGAGGACCGGGGGCCACAGGCGCAGGAGGCGACGGCGCAGGTAGCGCCGGTAGGAGAAGCGGCGTTCGCGGCTCAGCTCGCGCAGCACGCTTCGGGTGATGAGGAAGCCGGACAGCACGAAGAACACCGTGACGCCCACGAAACCGCCGGTGAGCAGCGCCGGGCGCATGTGATAGAGCACCACCGCGATGATCGCGAGCGCGCGGATGCCGTCGAGGGCGCGGATGCGGGTGGGACGGGGTGCCGGTTGCTCGGGTCGCGCCGCTTGCGCGGGAGTGCCCGGCGCAGAGGTGCCCGCGGCGGGCAGCGGCGACGATGTGGTGCGTGAGGATTGCGGCATAGGCACATTCTAGGACTGCGCGAATACGGGGCGGCGAGACACGTGGCGGCGGGGCGTCCATGAGATGAGCGCCACCGGGGCACGGGCGGGGCGGCTACGCGAGGCAACGGCGCGGGACGGCACGGGACGGGACGGCACGGGTCGGCACAGCGGCTCAAAGCGGGCGACTGTAGAATTGCGATGTTGCCTAATCCAGCACGAAAGGACTGCCTGTGATAACAGTCGAAGCCCTGACGAAACGCTACGGTGCGACCACCGCGGTCGATAACCTCAGTTTCCAGCTCCAACCCGGGAAAATCACCGGGTTCCTCGGCCCGAACGGTTCGGGCAAATCCACCACGATGCGCTGCATTATGGGGCTGGATCGCCCCACTTCCGGGCGCGCCCTCATTGCCGGTCTGCCTTACGAGCAGCTCGCCTCCCCGCTCACCACGGTGGGTGCGCTGCTGGACGGCAAGGCTTTCCACGGCTCGCGCAGCGCGCGCAGCCACCTGCAGATTCTGGCGGCCACCCACGGGATTCCCGCGCGGCGCGTGGACGAAGTCATCGAGCTGACCGGAATCGGGAGCGTGGCCAAGCGCAAACTCAAGGGCTTCTCCTTAGGCATGGGCCAGCGGCTCGGGATCCTGAGTCGTGCAACTTTTTGAGTTTTGAGATTTTCTCGAGTGTTTTGCCTGGTCAGGGGCTTGTGGTTGGTGGTTTTGGGTCACTAAAAGGGTGGTGGTGTTTTAGCTAGACTAAGGCCATGGCGCCTTTCCTACGTAAAGTGAGAACCGCCTCGGGTGCCACGGCCGTGCAGATCGTGGAAAAACAAGGCCGGGTAAACCGGGTCATCAAACACCTCGGCTCAGCACACGACGAGGCCACACTGGCAGCATTACTCGAGAAAGGCCGCCAAGAACTCTCCCCGGGCCAGTTAAAACTCGACTTATTCGATAGTGGTAGCCCTGGTAGCCCGCGCGCTTCTACCCTGGCTAAACGCTCAACGCTACTGTGGCAAGTCCTCCAGGACGCCTACCGGGTAGTGGGCTTCGACCAGGCTATCAGAGACAACGTATTCGAGCAGTTGGTTTTAGCCAGAATTGTTGAACCGGCCTCGAAAGCTGACACGATCCGTATCCTCGACGAGCTCGGCGTCGAGCACGCGAGTTTGCGTACCATATTCACTACCCTGCGTCGCTGCGCGGATAAAGACTACCGCTCCCAACTCGCCCAGGCGTGTTTCCAGCACGCCACAAAATCCGGGGATCTATCACTGGTGTTGTATGACGTGACTACCCTGTATTTCGAGGCTGAACGCGAGGACGAGGACGGGGACGCGAATGGGGGATTACGGAAAGTCGGGTACTCGAAAGAAAGACGTGTTGACCCTCAAATCGTGGTGGGTTTGCTGGTAGACCGTGGCGGGTTTCCTTTGGAGATCGGTTGTTTTGAGGGTAACAAAGCTGAAACTAAAACCATTCTCCCAGTCGTGAAAGGCTTTCAAGCCCGTCACGGGTTAGATAGTTTCGTGGTGGTAGCAGACGCGGGAATGCTCAGCGCCAACAACCTCAAGGAATTAGACGCAGCCGGGTTCAGGTTCATAGTCGGGGCCAGGCAAACCAAAGCACCCTACGATCTGGAATCCCATTTCCACTGGCATGGCGCGTCTTTTACTGACGGGCAGATTATCGACACGGTCACGCCCAGGCATGCCAATACGAAAGTCAATGACAAGCTGGAGGAAGGCGAGCCTGTGTGGGATGAGACTATGGTCAAGTCCTGGCGGGCTATCTGGCAGTACTCCGGGAAGCGAGCCCGCAGGGATGGGCTCACCCTGGAAGCCCAACGCCGGCGTGCTATGGAAGCGATAGAAGGCGTTAAGCCCGCGCGTAAACCCAGGTTCGTGAAAACCACTCGTAACGGTTGTAGTTTCGATGAGGTGGCCTTTGAACGCGCCCGGAGGCTAGAAGGATTGAAAGGCTATGTCACTAATATCCCGGCCATGGTGGCTCCGGCAACGCAAATCATTGATTCCTACCACGAATTGTGGCATGTAGAACAGTCTTTCCGTATGTCTAAATCGGATTTACGAGCCAGGCCGATATTCCACCGGAAGCGTGACGCAATTGAAGCGCACCTGACCGTGGTGATGGGTGCTTTGGCTATCTCCCGTTATCTCTACCAGAAAACCGGGGTCACGACTAAAAAACTCGTACGCCTGCTACGCCCGATCCAGGAACAAACCATCCTTTATCAAGGCCATGAAATCCGTTCCAGTGATCCCGTCCCGCCCCAAGCCCAAGAAATCCTAGACAGTCTGGGTCACTAAAGTTGCACGACTCAGGTACGAGCAGCTCGCCTCCCCGCTCACCACGGTGGGTGCGCTGCTGGACGGCAAGGCTTTCCACGGCTCGCGCAGCGCGCGCAGCCACCTGCAGATTCTGGCGGCCACCCACGGGATTCCCGCGCGGCGCGTGGACGAAGTCATCGAGCTGACCGGAATCGGGAGCGTGGCCAAGCGCAAACTCAAGGGCTTCTCCTTAGGCATGGGCCAGCGGCTCGGGATTGCCGCGGCGCTGCTGGGCGACCCGGAAGTGCTGCTCTTTGACGAACCCGTGAACGGCCTGGATCCGGACGGGGTGCGCTGGGTGCGTCTGCTCATGCGCACGCTCGCGCAGCAGGGCCGCACCATCTTGGTCTCCTCGCATCTCATGAGCGAAATGCAGCAAACCGCCGACGACCTGCTGGTCATCGGGCGCGGGCGCATGATCGCCTTCGGGCCCATCGAAAGCTTCACCGAGGCCGCGGCGAATACCACCGTGCTGGTGGCGTCCCCGAACCGGGCCGGCCTGGAGAGCGCGCTGCGCGCGGCCGGGCTGGACTTCCAGGACGCTAGCGAGGTTGCTACTTCGGGCGCCGTGCCCGCGGCACCCACGGCCAGTGCAGCCGCGGCACCCGCACCTGTCGCCCGCTTCGCGATCCCCGGCGGTTCGCGCGCGGACATCGGCAAAATCGCCTTCGAGGCGGGAGTGCAGCTGGACGAACTGGCCACCATCCACCGCTCGCTGGAAGATATTTTCATGGACCTGACCGGCCACGACGTCGAATACGGCGCGGGCCGCCCCGCCACGAACCTCCCGGGAGGCCACCAATGAGTACCGCTTTTGTTCCCGCTGGCCCCGGCACTCCCGGCGCTCCCGGTGCCGCCGCGCCTCAGCTCGCTCAGCTCCCCCCGCGCATCAGCCAATTCGCCGCGCCAAGCTACCGCGTCACGCTAGGCCGCTCCGTGCGCTCCGAGCTGCGCAAAATCCTCACGCTGCCTTCGCTGCGCTGGACGCTCATCATCGGCACCCTCTTCTCGCTGGCCATCACCGCGCTAACCGCCTGGGGTTCCAGCGAGCTCGAACTCAACACCTACGCCACCGCGATGGGCGCGGAGCATTCTCTCGCCGCCTACGTCCTCATCAGCGCGAGCACCATTTTCCAAATCATCATGGTGGCTTTCGGCGCCGTCACGGTGTGCTCGGAATACGCCGCGAACACCATGCGCTCCACGGTGAGCGCCGACCCGCGCCGCTGGCGCAACGTGGCCGCCCGCACCCTCGCGCTCAGCCTGGTTGCCCTGGTCACCACGCTTGTTCTGCTGGTGCTGGGTGCCGTGGTGGGCACCCTCTTCGGCCTCTCCATCGGTTTCAGCGGCGACGCCTGGTGGCTCTACCTCAACTTCATCATCGCCATGGTCACCTCCGCGTGGATGGCCCTGGGAATCGGCTATCTGCTGCGCAGTTCGGCCGGCACCATCGTGCTGATCCTCGCGGTGATGATGCTATCCCCGGTGCTCGCGCTTATTCCCTCCGAGTTCGTGCGCAGCTTCGTGATCCCCTACCTGCCGCCGATGCTCCTCACCGCGGCGCTCAGCCCGCCCGGCCTCAACGCCGGCGCCGACGTCCCCTCGTTCACGGTTTCCAGCCCGGCCATCGGCCTGGGGTTGTGGTGCGCGCTGGCGGTGGTGCTGCTCGCGCTGGGTGGCTGGCGCTTCTCGCGTTCTGACGTGTAGTCGCGCCTGAGCCGCGGCGCTTTCCAGCGCAGCGCTTTTACGTACGGCGCTTTCAAGCGCGGCATCTTTAAGCACGACGACGCAGGTGGGGCCCGGGCAATCGCCCGGGCCCCACCTGTTTCACTAGCCCGCGGGCAACCCCAACCGGTAGGAAGCTCCGGCCTGACTTGCACAGCCTTAGTGACCCACCACCCTCAGCAGCCGGCAGTCGGGTCACTAATCTGCACGAGTCAGGCAAACCGGCGAATGACGGGCAGCACCACCTTCCCGAGCAAAACCCGTCCTGAGTGACGGAGAACTACCTTTTCCCGAGCAAAACCCGCAATGAATAATGGACAACCGCCAGATCCCAAGCAAAAATACTCGCGAATGATGGACAATGGGCACTTCCCCATCATTCATCGGCGCTTGTGATGGTAAACCAGCAGGAGAAGCACACCCCCTCACAGCCGGAAAAGCCAGCCGAGATGCCCGCCAAAGCGCCCCGAAGGCCGCTGTCGGCTCAGGCTCAAACCAACACCCGAACGATCGCAGGCGCGAAATACACTTTCGGCCGAGCGCTCTCGTTGACGGCGGCCAAGATTTCCAGATTCTCTAGCTGCCTAATTAGCTCGCCCGCTCGCGCCACTGAAAGATCCAGTTCTTCCGCTAGCGCCTTAGTCGTGAAAGTGATTTTCGCGATGGCTAAATCTACCACACGCAGACCCGCTTCTGAACGTAGACCAGAATCACGCACTTTGCCTTTGAGCACATTTCGAACACGCATCAGCTCCTGCACCTGGCGCAAGGCCTGGCTGGCCGATTGCCCTATTCCTCTGGCGAAAAATTCGACGTACTCATCCCAGTTACCGGCGGTACTTACCGCAAGCAGCCGGTCATAGTATTCTGCTCGACGGGCTTCAAACCAAGGCGAAACGGAAAGCGTCGGCTCGGAAAGCACACCCTGAGACATCAAGTGCAGAACTATCAGCAGCCTACCGAGCCTGCCGTTGCCATCCATAAACGGATGTAGAGTCTCAAACTGATAATGCGACATTGCGGCGGCGACCACGGGGTCTATCCGCTCAGAATGATCCTGCCCTATCCATTCCACCAGCCTTTCGACGCCCGAAATCAGCAAGTCCCCCGGAGGAGCTGGAACAAACCTAGAGGAAAGTATCGCTGGCTCATTTGCTTTGGCGCTACTTCGCTTACCTATGACAACCTGACGCTCTCGCAGCCGTCCGGATTGCCCAGCCAGTCGAGTGCCTTTCATCAGCTCCCCCTGCAGGGCTGTAAGCATCCCAACAGATATTTCTCTCCCGTAACTCAACCATTCAAAAGCCGCATAGGACATATCCAGATAGTTGATGATCTCACGCATGGTCTCGTCTTCTGGCGAGTCAACATCAGTTGTCATGACTCGCTCCAGAGGAGCATATGTGCCTTCCAAAGCAGAGGTGCTTTGCGCTTCCCGACGAAGAGCAGAACTTCTGAAAAGAGCAGGGTTAGGAAGCTGTAAAGCAACAGCGTCCAAAGCAGCCAAGCTAGACCTGGCATTTGCGACTTGGACGACAGTCCGCCCAGACAGCTCAGGCATCTCAGAAGGAAGCACGGCGGGCACGAACGCCTTGTGCTCCCAACTACCCAAAATGGGATCACTGCCCGCAATGTCCACCAACGAACCCATCTGCGGGGCAGTAAAGTCTTCAAGCCTCATGACGTAAATTTTAGGTCACCGCGACGCACAAACCCAGGCTCAATGATGGACAAGTGCCACTTCCCAAGCAAAACCACTAGCAAATGATGAACAAGAGGCACTTCCCCATCATTCAGCAGCTCCATTGATGGTAAACCAGCAAAGCTGAAGCCGGCCAAGAAGCGGTCGGAGCTGACTCGTGGAGCACGGTAGCGAAACCACCCCGCTACATTCGTAACTCATTTTCGTAAATATTTACGCCTCAATACAGTAGCCCCGCTTCATAGTTGGGCTACTGAACCAGACCAGTAGTAGACACCACCACCAAAACACCAAACCCCGCTTGACAAGGAAAAACGCGAGCGAAAACTCTAAAAAATGGCATCACCTGTGCAAGTCAGGTGGTGCGCGCTGGCGGTGGTGCTGCTCGCGCTGGGTGGCTGGCGCTTCTCGCGTTCTGACGTGTAGTCGCGCCTGAACCGCGGAGCTTTCCAGCGCGGCGTTTTTACGTACGGCACTTTCCAGCACGGCATCTTTTAAGCACGACGACGCAGGTGGGGCCCGGGCAATCGCCCGGGCCCCACCTGTTTCACTAGCCCGCGGGCAACCTCGCTTACAAAGTGGTACTGGAGCTACAACCAACACCCGATTTCCTGTCGGGGAGTACCACTTTGTATGGCTCGATGTCGTACAGGACCACTTTGTTCCCTCAGCATGCGGTAGGACTCAAGCTAGGCACACCGATGCCAACCCAGCCGGTAGGAAGCTCCGGGGAGGCGTGGAATAATGAGGCACGATATGGATAAGTCTCAGGAACCCGCAGCGCCCTCCGGCAAGGGCGAGGCCAACCACCACGCCCGCACCGACCAGCGCAACGGTGATGGCTCGACCAGCCGGCAGGGAGATGGCGCTTCGCGCCGTCGTCGTTCCAACCGCACCGGCACGCAAGGCAACCGCGGCCGCAACAATAACCAAAGCAAACGCCGCAGCAACCGCGCCAACCGCACCAACCCACGCGGGCCGCGGCCCTTCACCCCCGCGCAACTCGAAGCGCGCCGGGCCGCCGTCCCGCGCATTAGCTACCCGGAAACCCTACCCGTTTCCGCTCGGCGCGCGGAGATCCGCGAGGCCATCGCCGCGAACCAGGTGGTTATTATCGCCGGGGAAACCGGCTCCGGGAAAACCACGCAGCTGCCGAAAATCTGCCTGGAGCTGGGCCGCGGCATCACCGGGCTCATCGGGCACACCCAGCCGCGGCGCATCGCCGCCCGCTCGGTTGCCGAACGCATCGCGGCCGAACTGGGGCAGAAAGTCGGCGGCGCCGTCGGCTATCAGGTGCGTTTCACCGAAGAAGTGGGCCCCACCACGCTCGTCAAACTCATGACGGACGGCATCCTGCTCGCGGAAATCCAATCTGATCCGCAACTACTGCGCTACGACACCCTCATCATCGACGAAGCGCACGAACGCTCCCTCAATATCGACTTCATCCTCGGCTACCTCGCGCGCCTGCTGCCCGCGCGCCCCGACCTCAAAGTCATCATCACCTCCGCGACCATCGACACCGAGCGCTTCGCCGCGCATTTCGGCGAGCACCGCGCGGGCGGCCGCCCCGGCGACACCGCGCCCATCATCGAAGTGTCCGGGCGCACGTATCCGGTGGAAATCCGGTACCGGCCCCTCGATGAGGA encodes:
- a CDS encoding ABC transporter permease, yielding MSTAFVPAGPGTPGAPGAAAPQLAQLPPRISQFAAPSYRVTLGRSVRSELRKILTLPSLRWTLIIGTLFSLAITALTAWGSSELELNTYATAMGAEHSLAAYVLISASTIFQIIMVAFGAVTVCSEYAANTMRSTVSADPRRWRNVAARTLALSLVALVTTLVLLVLGAVVGTLFGLSIGFSGDAWWLYLNFIIAMVTSAWMALGIGYLLRSSAGTIVLILAVMMLSPVLALIPSEFVRSFVIPYLPPMLLTAALSPPGLNAGADVPSFTVSSPAIGLGLWCALAVVLLALGGWRFSRSDV
- a CDS encoding acyltransferase family protein; this encodes MPQSSRTTSSPLPAAGTSAPGTPAQAARPEQPAPRPTRIRALDGIRALAIIAVVLYHMRPALLTGGFVGVTVFFVLSGFLITRSVLRELSRERRFSYRRYLRRRLLRLWPPVLVTIAGSALLSYLIAPSLLPKVQADALPAALFASNWVYIFREVPYFAASGLPSPLTHLWYLGVLAQFYLLWPFVLLALRRARYSTLRIVAGLALASALLMAVLFFAGPDSTRAYYGLDTRAAELLIGALAALVSPYVASVWPRADSTTTPQPPTHSATAAFALRVGTGAALLALLALAVWADGESALTYAGGLTTTALLTALIVLTVHNPRLGLSRVLTSAPLAYLGSRSFSLYLVHYPLLLLMNPATRTAEISGAAKIGQLLVVGLVAELFYRCVEQPSARLARAGWRAGLRSWWTGLRAWRSDMRAWRTSPRSWRTWRSLVSKHHLSDTIFAVLSAVSLLLVALLAFVPIPWQRLADSRAVVLRPELAAPAPAISAPANPGNPADPGTPANPADPGNSGNPAASASPNSAPEPSSTPTPGALQPIATQVPANLDTSAWAKDPATGVCSANAVMIGDSVTLGATEALKEVLPNSVVDGKVSRQFAAGAEVFAQRQALGEKPRVLIYALGSNGLIGSEADIQKLVDAAQGLPVYFVTNRSPLEAQNPNNELLKSYAASHPNVGIIDWWAATEGHEEFLRDDGIHLTPTGQQHFATLIQQALCGA
- a CDS encoding Fic family protein; protein product: MRLEDFTAPQMGSLVDIAGSDPILGSWEHKAFVPAVLPSEMPELSGRTVVQVANARSSLAALDAVALQLPNPALFRSSALRREAQSTSALEGTYAPLERVMTTDVDSPEDETMREIINYLDMSYAAFEWLSYGREISVGMLTALQGELMKGTRLAGQSGRLRERQVVIGKRSSAKANEPAILSSRFVPAPPGDLLISGVERLVEWIGQDHSERIDPVVAAAMSHYQFETLHPFMDGNGRLGRLLIVLHLMSQGVLSEPTLSVSPWFEARRAEYYDRLLAVSTAGNWDEYVEFFARGIGQSASQALRQVQELMRVRNVLKGKVRDSGLRSEAGLRVVDLAIAKITFTTKALAEELDLSVARAGELIRQLENLEILAAVNESARPKVYFAPAIVRVLV
- a CDS encoding AAA family ATPase; this translates as MGALLDGKAFHGSRSARSHLQILAATHGIPARRVDEVIELTGIGSVAKRKLKGFSLGMGQRLGIAAALLGDPEVLLFDEPVNGLDPDGVRWVRLLMRTLAQQGRTILVSSHLMSEMQQTADDLLVIGRGRMIAFGPIESFTEAAANTTVLVASPNRAGLESALRAAGLDFQDASEVATSGAVPAAPTASAAAAPAPVARFAIPGGSRADIGKIAFEAGVQLDELATIHRSLEDIFMDLTGHDVEYGAGRPATNLPGGHQ
- a CDS encoding IS1634 family transposase, with product MAPFLRKVRTASGATAVQIVEKQGRVNRVIKHLGSAHDEATLAALLEKGRQELSPGQLKLDLFDSGSPGSPRASTLAKRSTLLWQVLQDAYRVVGFDQAIRDNVFEQLVLARIVEPASKADTIRILDELGVEHASLRTIFTTLRRCADKDYRSQLAQACFQHATKSGDLSLVLYDVTTLYFEAEREDEDGDANGGLRKVGYSKERRVDPQIVVGLLVDRGGFPLEIGCFEGNKAETKTILPVVKGFQARHGLDSFVVVADAGMLSANNLKELDAAGFRFIVGARQTKAPYDLESHFHWHGASFTDGQIIDTVTPRHANTKVNDKLEEGEPVWDETMVKSWRAIWQYSGKRARRDGLTLEAQRRRAMEAIEGVKPARKPRFVKTTRNGCSFDEVAFERARRLEGLKGYVTNIPAMVAPATQIIDSYHELWHVEQSFRMSKSDLRARPIFHRKRDAIEAHLTVVMGALAISRYLYQKTGVTTKKLVRLLRPIQEQTILYQGHEIRSSDPVPPQAQEILDSLGH